In Brienomyrus brachyistius isolate T26 chromosome 25, BBRACH_0.4, whole genome shotgun sequence, a single window of DNA contains:
- the cpz gene encoding carboxypeptidase Z isoform X1, translating into MISTLFALNVLSALVCGAPPRCEPEDHRLGRCRPAAEDKRTCTDMVLGYCEDMPYKKITFPNLLDHRGRHEAETGAEYLLLSVVHSLLRGECSPDIRMLGCSVLAPRCQDGRALKPCRSTCEAVRRGCEHAFEGIDMAWPYFLDCDRFFGSEEEGCYDPLETLRAQQEVAVAEISPGGPSTVIQFTYQSNAQMFNILKKTAAKCADISRTYSIGRSVEGKDLLVIEFSNNPGQHDILEPEMKFVGNMHGNEVLGRQLLIYLAQYLCSEYQLGNERIQTLINTTRIHILPSMNPDGYEVAAAEVEDSNEPENQEGPVYNGWISGRGNAQSIDLNRNFPDLTSILYGRRRNKYYRTDHIPIPDSYWFGKVAPETYAVMKWVRSIPFVQSASLHGGELVVSYPFDLSKHPQEAKMLSPTPDEQVFRQMARTYVDNHPTMGDRDTERCGASFISKGGIINGALWYSFAGGMSDFNYLHTNCFEITVELGCDKFPTEEELYPEWKRNKESLLSFMESVHRGIKGIVKDVNGNGIKGTRISVKGIRHDITTAEDGDYWRLLNPGIHILTASAPGYARVMKKVHLPRHMKKAGRVDFVLRKLERAAPADIYSFPSVDTYDRFDPYNQFERYTLSELGENGEERQGKPWWWNYFIHSGVAAPTWLLKNY; encoded by the exons ATGATCTCCACACTCTTCGCCTTAAATGTTTTATCTGCTCTTGTTTGCGGCGCACCGCCGCGATGCGAACCCGAAGACCATCGACTAG GACGGTGCCGGCCTGCGGCAGAAGATAAAC GCACGTGCACAGACATGGTGCTAGGCTACTGCGAAGACATGCCCTACAAGAAGATCACTTTTCCCAACCTCCTGGACCACCGGGGACGCCATGAGGCGGAGACAGGGGCCGAGTATCTGCTCCTGAGCGTGGTACACTCCCTGCTCCGGGGCGAGTGCTCCCCGGACATCCGTATGCTGGGCTGCTCCGTGCTGGCGCCCCGCTGTCAGGATGGCCGCGCACTCAAGCCGTGCCGCAGCACGTGCGAGGCCGTGCGACGAGGCTGCGAGCACGCCTTCGAGGGCATCGACATGGCCTGGCCCTACTTCCTGGACTGTGACCGCTTCTTCGGCAGCGAGGAGGAGGGCTGCTATGACCCCTTGGAGACCCTCAGAG CTCAGCAGGAAGTTGCTGTGGCTGAGATCTCACCTGGGGGGCCATCCACCGTCATCCAGTTCACCTATCAATCCAACGCGCAGATGTTCAACATCCTGAAGAAGACAGCCGCCAAGTGCGCCGACATCTCCAGGACGTACAGCATCGGCCGCAGTGTCGAGGGGAAGGACCTCCTGGTCATCGAGTTCTCCAACAATCCCGGACAGCATGATATTC TGGAGCCGGAGATGAAATTTGTGGGCAACATGCACGGGAATGAGGTACTGGGCAGGCAGTTGCTCATCTACCTGGCCCAGTACCTGTGCTCTGAATACCAACTGGGCAACGAGCGGATCCAGACGCTGATCAACACCACCCGCATCCACATCCTGCCCTCCATGAACCCCGATGGCTATGAGGTGGCCGCTGCAGAGGTAGAGGATAGCAATGAGCCAGAGAACCAGGAA GGTCCGGTCTATAACGGATGGATCAGCGGACGTGGGAATGCCCAGAGCATAGACCTAAACCGGAACTTCCCCGACCTGACGTCCATCCTCTACGGTCGTCGTAGAAACAAGTATTACCGCACGGACCACATCCCGATCCCAGACTCTTACTGGTTTGGTAAG GTTGCCCCAGAGACGTATGCAGTGATGAAATGGGTACGGTCGATCCCATTCGTGCAGTCGGCCAGCCTGCACGGCGGCGAGCTGGTTGTCTCGTATCCGTTCGATTTGTCCAAGCATCCTCAGGAAGCGAAGATGCTGTCGCCCACCCCCGATGAGCAG gtgttcAGGCAGATGGCTCGGACTTATGTGGACAACCACCCGACCATGGGGGACAGAGACACGGAGAGATGCGGGGCCTCCTTCATCAGCAAAGGGGGCATCATTAACGGAGCCCTGTGGTACAGCTTTGCTGGAG GAATGTCCGACTTCAACTACCTTCACACAAACTGCTTCGAGATCACGGTGGAGCTCGGCTGTGACAAGTTCCCGACCGAAGAGGAGCTTTATCCCGAGTGGAAGCGCAACAAAGAGTCGCTGCTGAGCTTCATGGAGTCG GTCCACAGAGGCATAAAGGGGATAGTAAAGGATGTGAATGGAAACGGAATTAAGGGAACACGGATATCAGTCAAAGGAATACGGCACGACATCACAACCG CGGAAGACGGAGACTACTGGAGGCTGTTAAATCCAGGCATACACATCCTCACCGCCTCCGCCCCGGGCTACGCGCGGGTGATGAAGAAGGTCCACCTTCCTCGGCACATGAAGAAGGCTGGCCGCGTGGACTTCGTGCTGAGGAAACTCGAACGGGCGGCCCCCGCGGACATCTACAGCTTCCCCTCGGTGGACACCTACGACCGCTTCGACCCCTACAACCAGTTTGAGCGCTACACTTTGAGCGAGCTGGGGGAGAACGGCGAGGAGAGGCAGGGAAAGCCATGGTGGTGGAACTACTTCATTCACTCCGGGGTTGCTGCCCCCACCTGGCTGCTCAAGAATTATTAG
- the cpz gene encoding carboxypeptidase Z isoform X2: MISTLFALNVLSALVCGAPPRCEPEDHRLGRCRPAAEDKRTCTDMVLGYCEDMPYKKITFPNLLDHRGRHEAETGAEYLLLSVVHSLLRGECSPDIRMLGCSVLAPRCQDGRALKPCRSTCEAVRRGCEHAFEGIDMAWPYFLDCDRFFGSEEEGCYDPLETLRAQQEVAVAEISPGGPSTVIQFTYQSNAQMFNILKKTAAKCADISRTYSIGRSVEGKDLLVIEFSNNPGQHDILEPEMKFVGNMHGNEVLGRQLLIYLAQYLCSEYQLGNERIQTLINTTRIHILPSMNPDGYEVAAAEGPVYNGWISGRGNAQSIDLNRNFPDLTSILYGRRRNKYYRTDHIPIPDSYWFGKVAPETYAVMKWVRSIPFVQSASLHGGELVVSYPFDLSKHPQEAKMLSPTPDEQVFRQMARTYVDNHPTMGDRDTERCGASFISKGGIINGALWYSFAGGMSDFNYLHTNCFEITVELGCDKFPTEEELYPEWKRNKESLLSFMESVHRGIKGIVKDVNGNGIKGTRISVKGIRHDITTAEDGDYWRLLNPGIHILTASAPGYARVMKKVHLPRHMKKAGRVDFVLRKLERAAPADIYSFPSVDTYDRFDPYNQFERYTLSELGENGEERQGKPWWWNYFIHSGVAAPTWLLKNY, encoded by the exons ATGATCTCCACACTCTTCGCCTTAAATGTTTTATCTGCTCTTGTTTGCGGCGCACCGCCGCGATGCGAACCCGAAGACCATCGACTAG GACGGTGCCGGCCTGCGGCAGAAGATAAAC GCACGTGCACAGACATGGTGCTAGGCTACTGCGAAGACATGCCCTACAAGAAGATCACTTTTCCCAACCTCCTGGACCACCGGGGACGCCATGAGGCGGAGACAGGGGCCGAGTATCTGCTCCTGAGCGTGGTACACTCCCTGCTCCGGGGCGAGTGCTCCCCGGACATCCGTATGCTGGGCTGCTCCGTGCTGGCGCCCCGCTGTCAGGATGGCCGCGCACTCAAGCCGTGCCGCAGCACGTGCGAGGCCGTGCGACGAGGCTGCGAGCACGCCTTCGAGGGCATCGACATGGCCTGGCCCTACTTCCTGGACTGTGACCGCTTCTTCGGCAGCGAGGAGGAGGGCTGCTATGACCCCTTGGAGACCCTCAGAG CTCAGCAGGAAGTTGCTGTGGCTGAGATCTCACCTGGGGGGCCATCCACCGTCATCCAGTTCACCTATCAATCCAACGCGCAGATGTTCAACATCCTGAAGAAGACAGCCGCCAAGTGCGCCGACATCTCCAGGACGTACAGCATCGGCCGCAGTGTCGAGGGGAAGGACCTCCTGGTCATCGAGTTCTCCAACAATCCCGGACAGCATGATATTC TGGAGCCGGAGATGAAATTTGTGGGCAACATGCACGGGAATGAGGTACTGGGCAGGCAGTTGCTCATCTACCTGGCCCAGTACCTGTGCTCTGAATACCAACTGGGCAACGAGCGGATCCAGACGCTGATCAACACCACCCGCATCCACATCCTGCCCTCCATGAACCCCGATGGCTATGAGGTGGCCGCTGCAGAG GGTCCGGTCTATAACGGATGGATCAGCGGACGTGGGAATGCCCAGAGCATAGACCTAAACCGGAACTTCCCCGACCTGACGTCCATCCTCTACGGTCGTCGTAGAAACAAGTATTACCGCACGGACCACATCCCGATCCCAGACTCTTACTGGTTTGGTAAG GTTGCCCCAGAGACGTATGCAGTGATGAAATGGGTACGGTCGATCCCATTCGTGCAGTCGGCCAGCCTGCACGGCGGCGAGCTGGTTGTCTCGTATCCGTTCGATTTGTCCAAGCATCCTCAGGAAGCGAAGATGCTGTCGCCCACCCCCGATGAGCAG gtgttcAGGCAGATGGCTCGGACTTATGTGGACAACCACCCGACCATGGGGGACAGAGACACGGAGAGATGCGGGGCCTCCTTCATCAGCAAAGGGGGCATCATTAACGGAGCCCTGTGGTACAGCTTTGCTGGAG GAATGTCCGACTTCAACTACCTTCACACAAACTGCTTCGAGATCACGGTGGAGCTCGGCTGTGACAAGTTCCCGACCGAAGAGGAGCTTTATCCCGAGTGGAAGCGCAACAAAGAGTCGCTGCTGAGCTTCATGGAGTCG GTCCACAGAGGCATAAAGGGGATAGTAAAGGATGTGAATGGAAACGGAATTAAGGGAACACGGATATCAGTCAAAGGAATACGGCACGACATCACAACCG CGGAAGACGGAGACTACTGGAGGCTGTTAAATCCAGGCATACACATCCTCACCGCCTCCGCCCCGGGCTACGCGCGGGTGATGAAGAAGGTCCACCTTCCTCGGCACATGAAGAAGGCTGGCCGCGTGGACTTCGTGCTGAGGAAACTCGAACGGGCGGCCCCCGCGGACATCTACAGCTTCCCCTCGGTGGACACCTACGACCGCTTCGACCCCTACAACCAGTTTGAGCGCTACACTTTGAGCGAGCTGGGGGAGAACGGCGAGGAGAGGCAGGGAAAGCCATGGTGGTGGAACTACTTCATTCACTCCGGGGTTGCTGCCCCCACCTGGCTGCTCAAGAATTATTAG
- the cpz gene encoding carboxypeptidase Z isoform X3 → MVLGYCEDMPYKKITFPNLLDHRGRHEAETGAEYLLLSVVHSLLRGECSPDIRMLGCSVLAPRCQDGRALKPCRSTCEAVRRGCEHAFEGIDMAWPYFLDCDRFFGSEEEGCYDPLETLRAQQEVAVAEISPGGPSTVIQFTYQSNAQMFNILKKTAAKCADISRTYSIGRSVEGKDLLVIEFSNNPGQHDILEPEMKFVGNMHGNEVLGRQLLIYLAQYLCSEYQLGNERIQTLINTTRIHILPSMNPDGYEVAAAEVEDSNEPENQEGPVYNGWISGRGNAQSIDLNRNFPDLTSILYGRRRNKYYRTDHIPIPDSYWFGKVAPETYAVMKWVRSIPFVQSASLHGGELVVSYPFDLSKHPQEAKMLSPTPDEQVFRQMARTYVDNHPTMGDRDTERCGASFISKGGIINGALWYSFAGGMSDFNYLHTNCFEITVELGCDKFPTEEELYPEWKRNKESLLSFMESVHRGIKGIVKDVNGNGIKGTRISVKGIRHDITTAEDGDYWRLLNPGIHILTASAPGYARVMKKVHLPRHMKKAGRVDFVLRKLERAAPADIYSFPSVDTYDRFDPYNQFERYTLSELGENGEERQGKPWWWNYFIHSGVAAPTWLLKNY, encoded by the exons ATGGTGCTAGGCTACTGCGAAGACATGCCCTACAAGAAGATCACTTTTCCCAACCTCCTGGACCACCGGGGACGCCATGAGGCGGAGACAGGGGCCGAGTATCTGCTCCTGAGCGTGGTACACTCCCTGCTCCGGGGCGAGTGCTCCCCGGACATCCGTATGCTGGGCTGCTCCGTGCTGGCGCCCCGCTGTCAGGATGGCCGCGCACTCAAGCCGTGCCGCAGCACGTGCGAGGCCGTGCGACGAGGCTGCGAGCACGCCTTCGAGGGCATCGACATGGCCTGGCCCTACTTCCTGGACTGTGACCGCTTCTTCGGCAGCGAGGAGGAGGGCTGCTATGACCCCTTGGAGACCCTCAGAG CTCAGCAGGAAGTTGCTGTGGCTGAGATCTCACCTGGGGGGCCATCCACCGTCATCCAGTTCACCTATCAATCCAACGCGCAGATGTTCAACATCCTGAAGAAGACAGCCGCCAAGTGCGCCGACATCTCCAGGACGTACAGCATCGGCCGCAGTGTCGAGGGGAAGGACCTCCTGGTCATCGAGTTCTCCAACAATCCCGGACAGCATGATATTC TGGAGCCGGAGATGAAATTTGTGGGCAACATGCACGGGAATGAGGTACTGGGCAGGCAGTTGCTCATCTACCTGGCCCAGTACCTGTGCTCTGAATACCAACTGGGCAACGAGCGGATCCAGACGCTGATCAACACCACCCGCATCCACATCCTGCCCTCCATGAACCCCGATGGCTATGAGGTGGCCGCTGCAGAGGTAGAGGATAGCAATGAGCCAGAGAACCAGGAA GGTCCGGTCTATAACGGATGGATCAGCGGACGTGGGAATGCCCAGAGCATAGACCTAAACCGGAACTTCCCCGACCTGACGTCCATCCTCTACGGTCGTCGTAGAAACAAGTATTACCGCACGGACCACATCCCGATCCCAGACTCTTACTGGTTTGGTAAG GTTGCCCCAGAGACGTATGCAGTGATGAAATGGGTACGGTCGATCCCATTCGTGCAGTCGGCCAGCCTGCACGGCGGCGAGCTGGTTGTCTCGTATCCGTTCGATTTGTCCAAGCATCCTCAGGAAGCGAAGATGCTGTCGCCCACCCCCGATGAGCAG gtgttcAGGCAGATGGCTCGGACTTATGTGGACAACCACCCGACCATGGGGGACAGAGACACGGAGAGATGCGGGGCCTCCTTCATCAGCAAAGGGGGCATCATTAACGGAGCCCTGTGGTACAGCTTTGCTGGAG GAATGTCCGACTTCAACTACCTTCACACAAACTGCTTCGAGATCACGGTGGAGCTCGGCTGTGACAAGTTCCCGACCGAAGAGGAGCTTTATCCCGAGTGGAAGCGCAACAAAGAGTCGCTGCTGAGCTTCATGGAGTCG GTCCACAGAGGCATAAAGGGGATAGTAAAGGATGTGAATGGAAACGGAATTAAGGGAACACGGATATCAGTCAAAGGAATACGGCACGACATCACAACCG CGGAAGACGGAGACTACTGGAGGCTGTTAAATCCAGGCATACACATCCTCACCGCCTCCGCCCCGGGCTACGCGCGGGTGATGAAGAAGGTCCACCTTCCTCGGCACATGAAGAAGGCTGGCCGCGTGGACTTCGTGCTGAGGAAACTCGAACGGGCGGCCCCCGCGGACATCTACAGCTTCCCCTCGGTGGACACCTACGACCGCTTCGACCCCTACAACCAGTTTGAGCGCTACACTTTGAGCGAGCTGGGGGAGAACGGCGAGGAGAGGCAGGGAAAGCCATGGTGGTGGAACTACTTCATTCACTCCGGGGTTGCTGCCCCCACCTGGCTGCTCAAGAATTATTAG
- the gpr78a gene encoding G-protein coupled receptor 26 → MDLADILLALFIILVAIVSLLSNFLVLICFMNSAEIRRQVPGVFILNLSFCNIIMTVLNMPSTFLGVITSQKPFGDPMCHAVSFLETFLTANTMLTMASLSIDRWIAVVFPLSYTRKMQYKDAAVLVCYCWLHSLTFSLVAVIFSWVDYSHAYASCTLRLKEESARIKYTVFTIAFHATSFALSLLILCFTYIKVLKVARFHCKRIDIITVQTLLLLVDIQPSVKQRCLAEQKRRKQRATRKIAVFIGSFILCFAPYVTTRLVELLPHVQVSRRWGILSRCLAYSKAATDPFVYSLLRQQYKEVLVHAVNRLLRRDFLPSSGRSGSLDTENDCCLQRIS, encoded by the exons ATGGACTTAGCAGATATCCTTTTGGCactgtttattattttggtgGCTATTGTGTCTCTGTTGTCTAACTTTTTAGTGCTGATATGCTTTATGAACAGTGCCGAGATCCGAAGACAAGTTCCTGGCGTCTTCATCTTGAACCTGTCATTCTGCAATATAATCATGACCGTTTTAAACATGCCATCGACGTTTCTGGGTGTCATTACGAGCCAGAAGCCGTTCGGGGACCCGATGTGCCACGCTGTGAGCTTCCTTGAGACTTTCCTGACGGCAAATACGATGCTAACCATGGCATCTCTAAGCATCGACAGGTGGATCGCTGTTGTTTTCCCCCTGAGTTACACCCGCAAAATGCAATACAAGGACGCAGCCGTCCTGGTGTGTTACTGCTGGctccattcactcacatttTCCCTGGTCGCGGTGATCTTCTCTTGGGTTGACTACAGCCATGCATACGCATCGTGTACCTTGAGATTAAAAGAAGAGAGCGCCAGGATAAAGTATACCGTGTTCACCATCGCTTTCCACGCTACAAGCTTCGCTCTTTCCTTGCTCATATTATGCTTTACGTACATAAAAGTCTTAAAAGTTGCTCGGTTTCACTGCAAGAGGATAGACATTATAACCGTGCAAACCTTGCTCTTGCTGGTAGATATTCAACCAAG TGTCAAACAGCGCTGCCTCGCCGAgcaaaaaagaagaaaacagcGAGCGACTAGGAAAATTGCCGTATTCATTGGATCGTTTATCCTCTGCTTCGCTCCTTATGTTACCACGCG GCTGGTGGAGCTCCTGCCTCACGTGCAGGTCAGCCGACGTTGGGGCATCCTCAGCAGGTGTCTGGCGTACAGCAAGGCCGCAACCGACCCCTTCGTCTACTCCCTCTTGCGTCAGCAGTACAAGGAGGTGCTGGTGCACGCTGTCAACCGGCTGCTGCGAAGGGATTTCCTCCCCTCGTCGGGCCGCAGTGGCTCACTGGACACAGAAAACGACTGCTGCCTCCAGAGGATAAGCTGA